In Nocardioides sp. JQ2195, a genomic segment contains:
- the folP gene encoding dihydropteroate synthase has product MRPDELLAPRTRPRIMGIVNVTPDSFSDGGRFATTDSAIAHGRELMEHGADILDIGGESTRPGATRPLVSEELDRVVPVITALAGEGCAVSVDTMRAEVAEAAVRAGALIINDVSGGLADPGILGVAARHDVIYAAMHWRAHSTEMQGHAHYDGPGGVVTAVHDELSARLDAAVAAGVDLERTVIDPGLGFAKSSDHNWELLQDLAALEDLGRPILVGSSRKSFLGTLLGGPEGPRPVGEREHANVALTTIVALQGMWGVRVHDVRASHDAIRVVERFRKGQGDD; this is encoded by the coding sequence GTGCGACCCGATGAGCTGCTGGCCCCGCGGACCCGGCCGCGGATCATGGGCATCGTCAACGTCACTCCTGACTCGTTCTCCGACGGCGGTCGGTTCGCCACGACCGACAGTGCGATCGCCCATGGGCGTGAGCTGATGGAGCACGGCGCCGACATCCTCGACATCGGGGGTGAGTCCACCCGCCCGGGGGCGACCCGCCCGCTGGTGTCGGAGGAGCTCGACCGTGTGGTCCCGGTGATCACCGCCCTCGCCGGCGAGGGCTGTGCCGTCTCGGTGGACACGATGCGTGCCGAGGTGGCCGAGGCGGCTGTGCGTGCCGGAGCGCTGATCATCAACGACGTCTCCGGCGGGCTGGCCGACCCCGGCATCCTCGGCGTCGCCGCGCGTCATGACGTCATCTACGCGGCGATGCACTGGCGCGCGCACAGCACCGAGATGCAGGGTCATGCCCACTACGACGGCCCGGGCGGAGTGGTCACCGCCGTGCATGACGAGCTGTCCGCACGCCTCGACGCCGCCGTCGCAGCCGGGGTTGACCTCGAACGCACCGTGATCGACCCGGGGCTCGGCTTCGCGAAGTCGTCCGACCACAACTGGGAGCTGCTGCAGGACCTGGCGGCCCTGGAGGACCTCGGCCGTCCCATCCTTGTCGGCTCGAGCCGCAAGTCGTTCCTCGGCACCCTCCTCGGTGGCCCCGAGGGGCCCCGGCCGGTCGGGGAGAGGGAGCACGCCAACGTCGCCCTGACCACCATCGTGGCGCTGCAGGGCATGTGGGGCGTTCGCGTGCACGACGTCCGCGCCAGCC